In Citrus sinensis cultivar Valencia sweet orange chromosome 2, DVS_A1.0, whole genome shotgun sequence, a single genomic region encodes these proteins:
- the LOC102628186 gene encoding uncharacterized protein LOC102628186: protein MEKKLHKQTQGIVSVMLLLLWLMISPTLACGPSPDASGCKDCIADQMKYGCPSCVPLLHCMARCLWGGTARAKCIHKCDCDGGKPTLSDCKKCMARCKCSCMPR, encoded by the coding sequence ATGGAGAAGAAGTTGCATAAACAAACACAAGGTATTGTGTCAGTGATGCTACTGCTGCTGTGGTTGATGATTTCCCCGACGCTGGCGTGTGGCCCGTCACCGGATGCCAGTGGATGTAAAGACTGCATTGCGGACCAGATGAAGTATGGTTGCCCATCATGCGTGCCGCTTTTGCACTGCATGGCTCGGTGCTTGTGGGGCGGCACGGCAAGGGCTAAGTGTATTCATAAGTGTGACTGCGACGGTGGGAAGCCAACGCTTTCCGATTGCAAAAAGTGCATGGCCAGGTGCAAATGCAGTTGTATGCCTAGATGA
- the LOC102627893 gene encoding rho GDP-dissociation inhibitor 1 has product MSLAVGVDSSSKNMGLDDKDKSNKSEVSGETMPKTPPNEENVDEQSGGMSRQMSENSISVTEDEEDDEDRKIELGPQYTLKEQFEKDKDDESLRRWKEQLLGSVDFESVGESLEPEVKILSLAIKTPSRPDIVLSVPENGRPKGSWFTLKEGSRYSLQFSFQVRNNIVSGLKYTNTVWKTGLKVDSTKMMLGTFSPQAEPYTQELPEDATPSGFFARGSYSAKSKFVDDDNKCYLEINYTFDIGKEWLQTEV; this is encoded by the exons ATGTCTTTAGCGGTAGGTGTTGATTCAAGTTCCAAAAATATGGGTTTGGATGACAAAGACAAAAGCAACAAGAGTGAAGTTTCAGGGGAGACAATGCCAAAAACACCACCAAATGAAGAGAACGTTGATGAACAAAGTGGAGGTATGTCTAGACAGATGAGTGAGAATTCGATTTCTGTAACTGAGGATGAAGAAGACGATGAAGACAGAAAGATCGAGTTGGGTCCTCAGTACACTCTTAAAGAACAATTTGAGAAGGATAAG GATGATGAAAGCCTGAGGAGATGGAAGGAACAGCTTCTTGGAAGTGTGGATTTTGAATCTGTTGGAG AATCTCTAGAACCAGAGGTGAAGATCCTGAGCCTCGCAATCAAAACCCCCAGCAGACCTGATATTGTTCTTTCAGTTCCAGAGAATGGAAGGCCAAAGGGTTCGTGGTTTACCTTAAAAGAAGGGAGCCGTTACAGCCTGCAGTTCAGTTTTCAGGTGAGGAACAATATTGTGTCCGGCCTCAAATACACTAATACGGTTTGGAAAACTGGTCTCAAAG TGGACAGCACAAAGATGATGCTTGGAACCTTCAGTCCTCAGGCAGAACCTTATACTCAGGAGCTGCCTGAAGATGCCACTCCATCTGGCTTTTTCGCTAGAGGTTCTTATTCAGCTAAAAGTAAG tttgttgatgatgacaaCAAGTGCTACTTGGAGATCAACTATACATTTGACATCGGTAAAGAGTGGCTGCAGACTGAAGTGTGA
- the LOC102628778 gene encoding fumarylacetoacetase isoform X1 codes for MALQSFIEVEPDSHFPIQNLPYGVFKPEPASVARPGVAIGEYVLDLSEISKAGLFNGPILKDSDCFLQPNLNKFLSLGRPAWKEARDMLQKLLSSNEATLRDNANLRQKSLVPMGKVEMLLPMEIGDYTDFFSSMHHAKNCGTIFRGPANAVPANWFHLPIAYHGRASSVVISGTDIVRPRGQFAPSGNSPPPFGPSQKLDFELEMAAVVGPGNELGKPIDVNEAADHIFGVMLMNDWSARDIQAWEYVPLGPFLGKSFGTTLSPWIVTLDALEPFACDSPKQDPQPLPYLAEKISKNYDISLEVQIKPAGKEDSCVVTRSNFKYLYWTLTQQLAHHTINGCNLRSGDLLGTGTISGPEPESLGCLLELTWNGQKPLSLDGFTRKFLEDGDEVTFTGFCKGNGYTVGFGTCSGKIVPSTP; via the exons ATGGCTTTGCAGTCTTTCATCGAAGTTGAACCTGACTCTCATTTTCCTATCCAGAACCTCCCTTACGGAGTGTTCAAACCTGAACCGGCCTCAGTGGCTCGACCCGGAGTCGCAATCGGGGAATACGTTTTGGACCTCTCTGAAATTTCCAAAGCCGGTCTCTTCAACGGCCCGATCCTCAAGGACTCTGATTGCTTTCTCCAG CCTAATCTGAACAAGTTCTTGTCTTTGGGGAGGCCTGCGTGGAAGGAAGCTCGTGATATGCTTCAAAAGCTATTGTCAT CTAATGAAGCAACTTTACGTGACAATGCAAATTTAAGGCAGAAATCACTTGTCCCAATG GGTAAAGTAGAAATGCTTCTTCCTATGGAAATTGGGGACTATACAGACTTCTTTTCATCCATGCATCATGCGAAGAACTGTGGGACCATATTTCGTGGACCAGCGAACGCAGTTCCAGCAAATTG GTTTCATCTTCCCATTGCATATCATGGACGAGCATCATCTGTTGTCATATCTGGAACAGACATTGTCCGGCCAAG AGGTCAATTTGCTCCATCTGGAAACTCTCCACCACCTTTTGGGCCTTCACAGAAGCTAGACTTTGAGCTAGAAATG GCAGCTGTTGTTGGTCCTGGAAATGAATTGGGGAAGCCTATTGATGTTAATGAAGCAGCAGATCATATATTTGGAGTTATGTTGATGAATGACTGGAGTG CTAGAGACATACAGGCATGGGAATATGTCCCTCTTGGGCCTTTTCTTGGAAAGAGTTTTG GCACTACATTATCCCCTTGGATTGTGACACTTGATGCTCTTGAACCATTTGCCTGTGATTCTCCCAAACAG GATCCCCAGCCATTGCCTTATCTTGCTGAAAAGATATCCAAAAACTATGATATTTCATTAGAG GTTCAAATCAAACCTGCTGGAAAAGAAGATTCATGTGTGGTCACAAGGAGCAATTTTAAGTACTT GTATTGGACATTGACTCAGCAGCTTGCACACCATACAATCAATGGTTGCAACCTAAGGTCTGGAGATCTGCTTGGAACTGGCACCATCAGTGGACCT GAGCCAGAATCTCTTGGATGCTTGCTGGAGTTAACATGGAATGGACAAAAGCCGCTTTCACTAGATGGGTTTACTCGTAAATTCCTGGAAGATGGAGATGAAGTGACATTTACTGGTTTTTGCAAG GGAAACGGTTACACTGTTGGATTTGGAACGTGTTCAGGAAAAATAGTCCCATCAACCCCTTAG
- the LOC102628778 gene encoding fumarylacetoacetase isoform X2, whose product MALQSFIEVEPDSHFPIQNLPYGVFKPEPASVARPGVAIGEYVLDLSEISKAGLFNGPILKDSDCFLQPNLNKFLSLGRPAWKEARDMLQKLLSSNEATLRDNANLRQKSLVPMGKVEMLLPMEIGDYTDFFSSMHHAKNCGTIFRGPANAVPANWFHLPIAYHGRASSVVISGTDIVRPRGQFAPSGNSPPPFGPSQKLDFELEMAAVVGPGNELGKPIDVNEAADHIFGVMLMNDWSARDIQAWEYVPLGPFLGKSFGTTLSPWIVTLDALEPFACDSPKQDPQPLPYLAEKISKNYDISLEVQIKPAGKEDSCVVTRSNFKYLNLLSLDASFVPLIVNSSCTDWGQLKETSKVA is encoded by the exons ATGGCTTTGCAGTCTTTCATCGAAGTTGAACCTGACTCTCATTTTCCTATCCAGAACCTCCCTTACGGAGTGTTCAAACCTGAACCGGCCTCAGTGGCTCGACCCGGAGTCGCAATCGGGGAATACGTTTTGGACCTCTCTGAAATTTCCAAAGCCGGTCTCTTCAACGGCCCGATCCTCAAGGACTCTGATTGCTTTCTCCAG CCTAATCTGAACAAGTTCTTGTCTTTGGGGAGGCCTGCGTGGAAGGAAGCTCGTGATATGCTTCAAAAGCTATTGTCAT CTAATGAAGCAACTTTACGTGACAATGCAAATTTAAGGCAGAAATCACTTGTCCCAATG GGTAAAGTAGAAATGCTTCTTCCTATGGAAATTGGGGACTATACAGACTTCTTTTCATCCATGCATCATGCGAAGAACTGTGGGACCATATTTCGTGGACCAGCGAACGCAGTTCCAGCAAATTG GTTTCATCTTCCCATTGCATATCATGGACGAGCATCATCTGTTGTCATATCTGGAACAGACATTGTCCGGCCAAG AGGTCAATTTGCTCCATCTGGAAACTCTCCACCACCTTTTGGGCCTTCACAGAAGCTAGACTTTGAGCTAGAAATG GCAGCTGTTGTTGGTCCTGGAAATGAATTGGGGAAGCCTATTGATGTTAATGAAGCAGCAGATCATATATTTGGAGTTATGTTGATGAATGACTGGAGTG CTAGAGACATACAGGCATGGGAATATGTCCCTCTTGGGCCTTTTCTTGGAAAGAGTTTTG GCACTACATTATCCCCTTGGATTGTGACACTTGATGCTCTTGAACCATTTGCCTGTGATTCTCCCAAACAG GATCCCCAGCCATTGCCTTATCTTGCTGAAAAGATATCCAAAAACTATGATATTTCATTAGAG GTTCAAATCAAACCTGCTGGAAAAGAAGATTCATGTGTGGTCACAAGGAGCAATTTTAAGTACTT AAATTTACTTTCCTTGGATGCATCTTTCGTTCCTCTGATAGTGAATTCATCATGTACTGATTGGGGTCAGCTAAAGGAAACTTCTAAAGTTGCGTAG
- the LOC102628478 gene encoding BAG family molecular chaperone regulator 5, mitochondrial, which produces MQFTHRTVAMTSSRSKFGMFSASSTTTVTYTYHNDHSAPQRTTEIPTPITDHHPQQLQIQSQAATKIQSAYKSHRIRTLYRKISSVNSEANHLQRVIQRQETVDCIRSDEREKLRMNEALMGLLLRLDSVPGIDPSIREARRMVSRRIVSLQEILDGICGSNFDDDFGEWGRYGYWKDLDKVVEQMEEEVCRERGGDEMERFCAQHLGFRCLQRFLRD; this is translated from the coding sequence ATGCAATTCACACACCGAACCGTCGCGATGACATCATCTCGCAGCAAATTCGGCATGTTCTCTGCATCATCAACCACCACAGTCACCTACACTTATCATAATGACCACTCTGCCCCTCAACGCACCACTGAAATACCAACCCCCATCACCGACCATCACCCTCAGCAGCTCCAAATCCAATCACAAGCCGCCACCAAAATCCAATCCGCCTACAAATCCCACCGGATCCGCACTCTCTACAGAAAAATCTCATCCGTCAACTCTGAAGCCAATCACTTGCAACGTGTAATCCAAAGGCAGGAAACAGTGGATTGTATCAGGAGTGATGAGCGTGAGAAGCTGAGAATGAACGAGGCCTTGATGGGTTTGCTTCTAAGGCTAGACTCAGTGCCGGGTATTGATCCGTCGATTAGAGAGGCCAGGAGAATGGTGAGCCGTAGGATCGTGAGTTTGCAGGAGATTCTTGATGGGATTTGTGGATCAAactttgatgatgattttggGGAGTGGGGTCGATATGGTTATTGGAAAGATTTGGATAAGGTGGTGGAACAAATGGAGGAAGAAGTGTGTAGAGAGAGAGGCGGTGATGAGATGGAGAGATTTTGTGCTCAGCACCTGGGGTTTCGTTGCTTGCAGAGGTTTCTTCGTGactaa